The following are encoded together in the Mesoterricola sediminis genome:
- the lepA gene encoding translation elongation factor 4: MTDPSLIRNFSIIAHIDHGKSTLADRLLELTETVAKRDMQAQLLDDMDLERERGITIKAHAVTLKYLAEDGRTYTLNLIDTPGHVDFTYEVSRSLAACEGAILVVDSTQGVEAQTLANTYLALENDLEVFPVLNKTDLPSSEPERVLEEINTVIGLVDTAHAVNVSAKTGENCLQVLEQVVRSVPPPKGDPTALLQALVFDCYYDQYRGVVCLVRIVNGTLKAGETMRFMSTGSEHRVDEVGVFNPKMSRVDELSVGEVGYVTGSIKTLADVKVGDTLTHAVSNTTKPSQEMLKGFKEMQPVVFAGIFPTNSEDFEDLRDAMDKLRLNDSSFTFDPETSQALGFGFRCGFLGLLHMEIVQERLEREFDLDLITTAPSVRYHVFLTDETEEDVDNPSKLPALQRIARIEEPIIEATILTRPDFVGGLLKLCEERRGIQQRLEYVGKDRVMLVYELPLNEVVLDFYDKLKSISKGYASFDYHMKGYRESDLVKMDILVNGEPVDALSVLVHRSKSQTMGHGLTVRMKEVIPQQLFDVAIQAAIGSKIIARTNVKARRKDVLAKCYGGDISRKKKLLAKQKEGKKRMKSIGSVDIPQEAFLAILKVEN, translated from the coding sequence GTGACCGACCCCAGCCTGATCCGCAACTTCTCCATCATCGCCCACATCGACCACGGCAAGTCCACCCTTGCCGACCGCCTCCTTGAGCTCACGGAAACCGTGGCCAAGCGGGACATGCAGGCCCAGCTCCTGGACGACATGGACCTGGAGCGGGAGCGGGGCATCACCATCAAGGCCCACGCCGTGACCCTCAAGTACCTGGCGGAGGACGGCAGGACCTACACCCTGAACCTCATCGACACCCCCGGCCACGTGGATTTCACCTACGAGGTGAGCCGCAGCCTCGCCGCCTGCGAGGGGGCCATCCTGGTCGTGGACTCCACCCAGGGCGTGGAGGCCCAGACCCTGGCCAACACCTACCTGGCCCTGGAGAACGACCTGGAGGTCTTCCCGGTCCTCAACAAGACCGACCTGCCCAGCTCCGAACCGGAGCGGGTGCTCGAGGAGATCAACACCGTCATCGGGCTGGTGGACACGGCCCACGCCGTCAACGTCTCCGCCAAGACGGGCGAGAACTGCCTGCAGGTCCTCGAGCAGGTGGTGCGCTCCGTCCCGCCCCCCAAGGGGGACCCCACCGCCCTGCTCCAGGCCCTCGTCTTCGACTGCTACTACGACCAGTACCGGGGCGTCGTCTGCCTCGTCCGGATCGTCAACGGCACCCTCAAGGCCGGCGAGACCATGCGGTTCATGTCCACCGGCAGCGAGCACCGGGTGGACGAGGTGGGCGTCTTCAATCCCAAGATGAGCCGGGTGGATGAGCTCTCCGTCGGCGAGGTGGGCTACGTCACCGGCAGCATCAAGACCCTGGCCGACGTGAAGGTGGGCGACACCCTCACCCACGCCGTCTCCAACACCACCAAGCCCTCCCAGGAGATGCTCAAGGGGTTCAAGGAGATGCAGCCCGTGGTCTTCGCGGGCATCTTCCCCACCAACAGCGAGGACTTCGAGGACCTGCGCGACGCCATGGACAAGCTCCGGCTCAACGACAGCTCCTTCACCTTCGACCCCGAGACGAGCCAGGCCCTGGGCTTCGGCTTCCGCTGCGGGTTCCTGGGGCTCCTCCACATGGAGATCGTCCAGGAGCGGCTCGAGCGCGAGTTCGACCTGGACCTCATCACCACCGCCCCCTCCGTGCGCTACCACGTGTTCCTCACCGACGAGACCGAGGAGGACGTGGACAACCCCTCGAAGCTCCCCGCCCTGCAGCGCATCGCCCGGATCGAGGAGCCGATCATCGAGGCCACCATCCTCACCCGCCCCGACTTCGTGGGCGGCCTCCTCAAGCTCTGCGAGGAGCGCCGCGGCATCCAGCAGCGCCTCGAGTACGTGGGCAAGGACCGCGTCATGCTCGTCTACGAGCTCCCCCTCAACGAGGTCGTCCTGGACTTCTACGACAAGCTCAAGTCCATCTCCAAGGGCTACGCCAGCTTCGACTACCACATGAAGGGCTACCGGGAGTCCGACCTCGTCAAGATGGACATCCTGGTCAACGGCGAGCCCGTGGACGCCCTCTCCGTCCTGGTCCACCGCTCCAAGAGCCAGACCATGGGCCACGGCCTGACGGTGCGGATGAAGGAAGTGATCCCCCAGCAGCTCTTCGATGTGGCCATCCAGGCCGCCATCGGGAGCAAGATCATCGCCCGGACCAACGTGAAGGCCCGGCGCAAGGACGTGCTGGCCAAGTGCTACGGCGGCGACATCAGCCGCAAGAAGAAGCTCCTGGCCAAGCAGAAGGAAGGCAAGAAGCGGATGAAGTCCATCGGCAGCGTGGACATCCCCCAGGAAGCCTTCCTCGCCATCCTGAAGGTGGAGAACTGA
- the ldhH gene encoding L-lactate dehydrogenase (quinone) large subunit LdhH, translating into MTVDFKDSIHEALANPNLRGALGRFSEAYRISREKAYAGLDFEAIRERVKTVKAQAAGKLDELAARFQAAAEAQGATVVRLSSPAEVKAYILALAKERGVRSIVKSKSMASEEIHLNRHLEAEGIQVFETDLGEWIIQLAHQTPSHMVMPAIHLTKEEVAEIFNEEVEPGQTPDIPRLVKFAREKLRGRFLEADMGISGANIAVAETGSLVIVTNEGNARLVSTLPRIHVALVGIEKLVENFRDVEPILTALPRNATAQLLTSYVSIITGRTPAPDGQEKELHIVLMDNKRSEMAADPKFKEALQCIRCASCLNVCPVYRLVGGHVFGKVYTGGIGTILTAWFDELKKSDEIQGLCIQCGACNDVCPGKVPISDLILEIRRRLVKEQGQGVAAKAIFKVVNNRRVFHSMLRAASLAQKPFAKGGFIRHLPFFLGEMTKFRSLPAIAEKPLRDTIRRIAQPESAEKAAFYAGCLIDFAYPEMGEAVVKVLNKAGIQVLFPEGQTCCGAPARYSGAYETAAGNARDNIQALLEADPTWVVSACPTCTVALKEDFASTFTSLGLEADLEGAHRLAAKVIDFSTLVKQLVDAGRLTFKEGEQLEKVTYHDSCHLKRTLRANQPPRDLLGQAGFQLEGMFEQDICCGMGGSYSLKMPEISAPMLERKLDNIERTGASSVAMDCPGCVMQIRGGLDKRGGQVKVEHTANKLLDRLL; encoded by the coding sequence ATGACCGTCGACTTCAAGGACTCCATCCACGAGGCCCTGGCCAACCCCAACCTGCGCGGCGCGCTGGGGCGGTTCTCGGAGGCCTACCGGATCAGCCGCGAGAAGGCCTACGCGGGCCTGGACTTCGAGGCGATCCGGGAACGGGTGAAGACGGTGAAGGCCCAGGCGGCAGGCAAGCTCGATGAGCTGGCGGCCCGCTTCCAGGCCGCCGCGGAGGCCCAGGGGGCCACGGTGGTCCGCCTCTCCTCCCCCGCCGAGGTCAAGGCCTACATCCTGGCCCTGGCCAAGGAGCGGGGCGTTCGGTCCATCGTGAAGTCCAAGTCCATGGCGTCCGAGGAGATCCATCTCAACCGCCACCTGGAGGCGGAGGGGATCCAGGTCTTCGAGACGGACCTCGGGGAATGGATCATCCAGCTCGCCCACCAGACGCCCAGCCACATGGTCATGCCCGCCATCCACCTGACCAAGGAGGAGGTCGCGGAGATCTTCAACGAGGAGGTCGAGCCCGGGCAGACCCCGGACATCCCGCGCCTCGTCAAGTTCGCCCGCGAGAAGCTGCGGGGCCGGTTCCTGGAGGCCGACATGGGCATCTCCGGGGCCAACATCGCCGTGGCCGAGACGGGCAGCCTGGTCATCGTCACCAACGAGGGCAACGCCCGCCTCGTCTCGACCCTGCCCCGCATCCACGTGGCCCTCGTCGGCATCGAGAAGCTCGTGGAGAACTTCCGGGACGTGGAGCCCATCCTGACGGCGCTGCCCCGCAACGCCACGGCCCAGCTCCTCACCAGCTACGTCTCCATCATCACCGGCCGGACCCCGGCCCCCGACGGCCAGGAGAAGGAGCTGCACATCGTCCTCATGGACAACAAGCGCTCCGAGATGGCCGCCGATCCCAAGTTCAAGGAGGCGCTGCAGTGCATCCGCTGCGCCTCCTGCCTCAACGTCTGCCCCGTCTACCGCCTCGTGGGCGGCCACGTCTTCGGGAAGGTCTACACCGGCGGCATCGGCACCATCCTCACCGCCTGGTTCGACGAGCTGAAGAAGTCCGACGAGATCCAGGGGCTCTGCATCCAGTGCGGCGCCTGCAACGACGTGTGCCCGGGCAAGGTCCCCATCTCCGACCTGATCCTCGAGATCCGCCGCCGCCTGGTGAAGGAGCAGGGGCAGGGCGTGGCCGCCAAGGCCATCTTCAAGGTGGTCAACAACCGGCGCGTCTTCCACAGCATGCTCCGGGCCGCCTCCCTGGCCCAGAAGCCCTTCGCCAAGGGGGGCTTCATCCGCCACCTGCCCTTCTTCCTGGGGGAGATGACGAAATTCCGGAGCCTCCCGGCCATCGCCGAGAAGCCCCTCCGCGACACGATCCGGCGGATCGCCCAGCCCGAATCCGCCGAGAAGGCCGCCTTCTACGCGGGCTGCCTCATCGACTTCGCCTACCCCGAGATGGGAGAGGCGGTGGTCAAGGTCCTGAACAAGGCGGGGATCCAGGTCCTCTTCCCCGAGGGCCAGACCTGCTGCGGCGCCCCCGCGCGCTACAGCGGCGCCTACGAGACCGCCGCCGGCAACGCCCGGGACAACATCCAGGCCCTGCTGGAAGCCGATCCCACCTGGGTGGTCTCCGCCTGCCCCACCTGCACCGTGGCCCTCAAGGAGGACTTCGCCTCCACCTTCACCAGCCTGGGCCTGGAGGCGGACCTGGAGGGCGCCCACCGCCTCGCCGCCAAGGTGATCGATTTCTCCACCCTCGTGAAGCAGCTCGTGGACGCGGGCCGGCTCACCTTCAAGGAGGGCGAGCAGCTGGAGAAGGTGACGTACCACGACTCCTGCCACCTCAAGCGGACCCTCCGGGCCAACCAGCCGCCCCGGGACCTGCTCGGCCAGGCCGGCTTCCAGCTGGAGGGGATGTTCGAGCAGGACATCTGCTGCGGGATGGGGGGGAGCTATTCCCTCAAGATGCCCGAGATCTCCGCCCCCATGCTGGAGCGGAAGCTGGACAACATCGAGCGGACCGGCGCCTCCTCGGTGGCCATGGACTGCCCGGGCTGCGTCATGCAGATCCGGGGAGGCCTGGACAAGCGGGGCGGCCAGGTGAAGGTCGAGCACACGGCCAACAAGCTCCTGGACAGGCTCCTTTGA
- a CDS encoding L-lactate permease — MIWTQVYSPVAGNLFLSALVAALPVFVLLGLLAFWHVKAHISALLGLVTALLVSILVYRMPAQLAGMAAVNGALYGLLPIGWIVLNAIFIYDISVKSGDFEVVKHSIAGLAADRRIQALLIAYSFGAFIEGAAGFGTPVAISAAMLIGLGFKPLEAAGLALIGNTAPVAYGALGSPLIALAGVTGLPLEMLSAAAGRILPLFSLMVPFWIIWTMAGRKAMLEVWPACLTAGGSFAICQFLVSNYHGPWLVDIAGAIISMVATIVLLKFWQPKNIWRYDHEKHTEAEKAPDHSAGRIAKAWMPWVFLSIFVFAWGTPQVKTFLNGGTKDKPNFLMGISKKDFEIPKLHKAIVKAPPVVAKPSAEPAVFTFNWLSATGTSLLLAGIVGGLFLGFGPLELLKIFGKTIKRVKISLLTIAAMLALGFTTKSAGLDATMGLAFAATGALFPFFSAMLGWLGVALTGSDTSSNVLFGGLQKITAQQLGLNPIITAAANTTGGVMGKMIDAQSLVVASVATGQEGEEGTILRYVFLHSIVLAALVGIVVFFYAKVLPAHWMPQLPAAAPAPVAAPAAAVPAPVLTPAK, encoded by the coding sequence ATGATCTGGACCCAGGTGTACTCGCCCGTCGCGGGGAACCTCTTCCTGTCGGCCCTCGTGGCCGCCCTGCCCGTGTTCGTGCTCTTGGGCCTCCTGGCCTTCTGGCACGTCAAGGCCCACATCTCGGCCCTCCTGGGCCTGGTCACCGCCCTCCTGGTGTCCATCCTGGTCTACCGGATGCCGGCCCAGCTCGCGGGCATGGCGGCGGTCAACGGCGCCCTCTACGGCCTCCTGCCCATCGGCTGGATCGTGCTGAACGCCATTTTCATCTATGACATCTCCGTGAAGTCCGGGGATTTCGAAGTGGTCAAGCACTCCATCGCGGGCCTCGCGGCGGACCGGCGCATCCAGGCCCTCCTGATCGCCTACAGCTTCGGCGCCTTCATCGAGGGCGCGGCCGGCTTCGGCACCCCCGTGGCCATCTCGGCCGCCATGCTGATCGGCCTGGGCTTCAAGCCCCTGGAGGCCGCCGGCCTGGCCCTCATCGGCAACACCGCCCCGGTGGCCTACGGCGCCCTGGGTTCCCCCCTGATCGCCCTGGCGGGCGTCACCGGCCTCCCCCTGGAGATGCTGAGCGCCGCCGCCGGCCGCATCCTGCCCCTGTTCAGCCTCATGGTGCCCTTCTGGATCATCTGGACCATGGCCGGGCGCAAGGCCATGCTCGAGGTCTGGCCGGCCTGCCTCACCGCCGGCGGCTCCTTCGCCATCTGCCAGTTCCTGGTCTCCAACTACCACGGCCCCTGGCTGGTGGACATCGCGGGCGCCATCATCTCCATGGTCGCCACCATCGTCCTGCTCAAGTTCTGGCAGCCCAAGAACATCTGGCGCTACGACCACGAGAAGCACACCGAGGCCGAAAAGGCTCCCGATCACTCCGCCGGCCGCATCGCCAAGGCCTGGATGCCCTGGGTCTTCCTGAGCATCTTCGTCTTCGCCTGGGGCACCCCGCAGGTCAAGACCTTCCTCAACGGCGGCACCAAGGACAAGCCCAACTTCCTGATGGGCATCTCCAAGAAGGACTTCGAGATCCCCAAGCTCCACAAGGCCATCGTGAAGGCGCCCCCCGTCGTCGCCAAGCCTTCGGCCGAGCCCGCCGTCTTCACCTTCAACTGGCTTTCCGCCACGGGCACCAGCCTGCTGCTGGCGGGCATCGTGGGCGGCCTCTTCCTCGGCTTCGGCCCGCTTGAACTTCTCAAGATCTTCGGCAAGACCATCAAGCGCGTGAAGATCTCCCTCCTCACCATCGCCGCCATGCTGGCCCTGGGCTTCACCACCAAGTCCGCCGGTCTGGACGCCACCATGGGCCTGGCCTTCGCGGCCACCGGCGCCCTGTTCCCCTTCTTCAGCGCGATGCTGGGCTGGTTGGGCGTCGCCCTCACCGGGTCCGACACCTCCTCCAACGTGCTCTTCGGCGGCCTGCAGAAGATCACGGCCCAGCAGCTGGGCCTGAACCCGATCATCACCGCCGCGGCCAACACCACCGGCGGCGTCATGGGCAAGATGATCGACGCCCAGAGCCTCGTGGTGGCCTCCGTGGCCACGGGCCAGGAAGGCGAGGAAGGCACCATCCTCCGCTACGTGTTCCTGCACTCCATCGTGCTGGCCGCGCTCGTGGGCATCGTCGTCTTCTTCTACGCCAAGGTCCTGCCGGCCCACTGGATGCCCCAGCTGCCCGCCGCCGCCCCGGCCCCCGTCGCGGCCCCGGCCGCCGCGGTCCCGGCGCCCGTCCTCACCCCCGCCAAGTAG
- a CDS encoding FadR/GntR family transcriptional regulator, with protein MGIHLTPVKSKRLFEEIAEQIQQLISGGELKPGDKLLSERELADRLQVSRVSVREAIRSLEMLGFIEIRHGEGTFIRDTAANEVIRPLAVFLAMERNSLLDMFEVRRIFETATSALAAERATDDEIDQIGMLLEKMKDRIRQGDSEGGETYDAAYHYAVAEATHNSLLIKLLRTVHEEWSKAVSAGSQQLLGDSEMNAQKIINQHTQVYEAIKAHDPDTASRAMLEHVTFAEREIRKRLG; from the coding sequence GTGGGCATTCATCTCACCCCTGTAAAATCCAAGCGCCTGTTCGAGGAGATCGCCGAGCAGATCCAGCAGCTCATCTCCGGCGGGGAGCTGAAGCCGGGCGACAAGCTCCTGTCCGAACGGGAGCTGGCGGACCGGCTCCAGGTGAGCCGCGTCTCCGTGCGAGAGGCCATCCGGTCCTTGGAAATGCTGGGATTCATCGAGATCCGCCACGGCGAAGGCACGTTCATCCGGGATACCGCCGCCAACGAGGTGATCCGGCCCCTGGCGGTCTTCCTGGCCATGGAGCGCAACTCCCTCCTGGACATGTTCGAGGTGCGGCGCATCTTCGAAACGGCCACCTCCGCCCTGGCCGCGGAACGGGCCACGGACGACGAGATCGACCAGATCGGCATGCTCCTGGAGAAGATGAAGGACCGCATCCGCCAGGGCGATTCCGAGGGCGGCGAGACCTACGACGCGGCCTACCATTACGCCGTCGCCGAGGCCACCCACAACAGCCTCCTCATCAAGCTCCTGCGCACGGTCCACGAGGAATGGAGCAAGGCCGTCTCCGCCGGCTCCCAGCAGCTGCTGGGCGACAGCGAGATGAACGCCCAGAAGATCATCAACCAGCACACCCAGGTCTACGAGGCGATCAAGGCCCACGATCCGGACACCGCCAGCCGGGCCATGCTGGAGCACGTCACCTTCGCCGAGCGCGAGATCCGGAAGCGCCTGGGCTAG
- a CDS encoding FAD-binding and (Fe-S)-binding domain-containing protein yields MSTLPLRDTLAAIVGQDRVLDRPIELIAFASDASFYRLIPKAVVFAGSVDEVKGLFRTSHDLGLPLTFRAAGTSLSGQAVTDGILVEVARHWRDIQVLDGGARVRVQPGVIGAHVNHALRLHRAKMGPDPASINTCTVGGILSNNSSGMCCGVAQNAYHTLESLTFVLPSGTVIDTARPDADEAFRAAEPALWQGLLDMKRDLEANAPLATRIRAKYLQKNTTGYGLNAFLDFSRPVDIFRNLLIGSEGTLAFIAEAVLRTVPDLPVKVTGFLVFPTIHAACAAIVPLREAGAAALELLDRASLRSVENQPGTPPSFKGLPDGAAALLVEFQGAQEAARAELEAAALAACAGLTLLEPARFTHDAAEQAAFWKIRSGTFPSVGAVRKRGTTVLIEDVAFPIEKLADAAVDLIALFEKHGYREAILFGHAKDGNLHFVITQSFNDQAEVDRYARFIDDVVDLVVHKYDGALKAEHGTGRNMAPFVEAEWGPEARAVMARLKALSDPRGLLNPGVIINSDPRGHIADLKPMPGVEEEVDKCIECGYCEPKCPSRELTLSPRQRIVVRREMARLQTTGENPERLAALDEAFPYMALKTCAVDGLCATACPVSIDTGQLTKRFRRASHSPRAQKLALAAARNFATLEPLVRVGLWSGHVVQSLFGQKAMPFITRTLKLAGWSHQWSPEMPRPAKAPLPVTRPEGADAIYFPACISRMMGHLPGEATELSLVEAVLEVSRRAGVQLHIPTDVAGTCCGVPFSSKGFDQAHRFSVNQAIEKFWTWSQEGRLAVVVDTSPCTYGLTTCRPYLTSENQARFDKLRILDGVAFAHDVLLPRLKITGKVPSVALHPVCSVTKMNLVGKLEAVAKACAEQVLIPRDAGCCGFAGDRGFMHPELTASATRREAAEVKAAAPAEHYSSSRTCEVGMTRSTGRIYRSFVYLMEAVTRGGNHA; encoded by the coding sequence ATGAGCACCCTCCCCCTCAGGGACACCCTTGCTGCCATCGTGGGCCAGGACCGCGTCCTGGACCGCCCCATCGAGCTGATCGCCTTCGCGTCGGACGCCAGCTTCTACCGGCTCATCCCCAAGGCCGTCGTCTTCGCCGGGAGCGTCGACGAGGTCAAGGGGCTCTTCCGGACCAGCCACGACCTGGGCCTGCCCCTCACGTTCCGGGCGGCGGGGACGAGCCTCTCGGGCCAGGCGGTGACGGACGGGATCCTCGTGGAGGTGGCCCGCCACTGGCGCGACATCCAGGTGCTGGACGGCGGCGCCCGCGTGCGGGTCCAGCCCGGGGTGATCGGCGCCCACGTGAACCACGCCCTGCGCCTGCACCGCGCCAAGATGGGGCCGGACCCGGCGAGCATCAACACCTGCACCGTGGGCGGGATCCTGTCCAACAACTCCTCGGGCATGTGCTGCGGCGTCGCCCAGAACGCCTACCATACGCTGGAGTCCCTCACCTTCGTCCTGCCCTCGGGCACGGTCATCGACACCGCCCGCCCCGACGCGGACGAGGCCTTCCGCGCCGCGGAGCCCGCCCTCTGGCAGGGGCTCCTGGACATGAAGCGGGACCTGGAGGCGAACGCGCCCCTGGCCACCCGCATCCGGGCCAAGTACCTGCAGAAGAACACCACGGGTTACGGCCTCAACGCCTTCCTCGACTTCAGCCGGCCCGTCGACATCTTCCGCAACCTGCTGATCGGCTCCGAGGGCACCCTGGCCTTCATCGCCGAGGCGGTCCTGCGCACGGTGCCGGACCTGCCCGTGAAGGTCACGGGATTCCTCGTCTTCCCGACCATCCACGCCGCCTGCGCCGCCATCGTGCCGCTGCGGGAGGCCGGGGCGGCCGCGCTGGAGCTCCTGGACCGGGCCAGCCTGCGCTCCGTGGAGAACCAGCCCGGGACGCCGCCTTCCTTCAAGGGCCTTCCCGACGGCGCCGCGGCCCTCCTGGTCGAGTTCCAGGGCGCCCAGGAAGCGGCCCGGGCCGAACTGGAGGCCGCGGCCCTCGCGGCCTGCGCAGGCCTCACCCTGCTCGAGCCGGCCCGCTTCACCCACGACGCCGCGGAGCAGGCGGCCTTCTGGAAGATCCGCTCCGGCACGTTCCCCTCCGTCGGCGCGGTGCGCAAGCGCGGCACCACGGTCCTCATCGAGGACGTGGCCTTCCCCATCGAGAAGCTGGCCGACGCCGCGGTGGACCTCATCGCCCTCTTCGAGAAGCACGGCTACCGGGAGGCCATCCTCTTCGGCCACGCCAAGGACGGGAACCTCCACTTCGTCATCACGCAGTCCTTCAACGACCAGGCCGAGGTGGACCGGTACGCCCGGTTCATCGACGACGTGGTGGACCTGGTGGTCCACAAGTACGACGGGGCCCTGAAGGCCGAGCACGGCACGGGCCGCAACATGGCGCCCTTCGTGGAGGCCGAGTGGGGCCCGGAGGCCCGCGCGGTCATGGCGCGGCTCAAGGCCCTCTCCGACCCCAGGGGCCTCCTGAACCCCGGCGTGATCATCAACTCCGACCCCAGGGGCCACATCGCCGACCTCAAGCCCATGCCCGGCGTGGAGGAGGAGGTCGACAAGTGCATCGAGTGCGGGTACTGCGAGCCCAAGTGCCCCAGCCGCGAGCTCACGCTCTCGCCCCGCCAGCGCATCGTCGTGCGCCGCGAGATGGCCCGCCTCCAGACCACCGGCGAGAACCCGGAGCGCCTCGCGGCCCTGGACGAGGCCTTCCCCTACATGGCCCTCAAGACCTGCGCCGTGGACGGCCTCTGCGCCACCGCCTGCCCCGTCAGCATCGACACGGGCCAGCTCACCAAGCGGTTCCGCCGGGCCAGCCACTCCCCCCGGGCCCAGAAGCTCGCCCTCGCCGCGGCGCGGAACTTCGCCACCCTGGAGCCCCTGGTCCGGGTGGGCCTGTGGAGCGGCCACGTGGTGCAGAGCCTCTTCGGGCAGAAGGCCATGCCCTTCATCACCCGCACCCTGAAGCTGGCGGGCTGGTCCCACCAGTGGAGCCCCGAGATGCCCCGCCCGGCCAAGGCCCCCCTGCCGGTCACCCGCCCCGAGGGCGCCGACGCCATCTACTTCCCGGCCTGCATCTCCCGCATGATGGGCCATCTGCCCGGCGAAGCCACGGAGCTGAGCCTGGTGGAGGCGGTGCTGGAGGTCTCCCGCCGGGCGGGTGTCCAGCTCCACATCCCCACCGACGTGGCCGGGACCTGCTGCGGCGTGCCCTTCTCCTCCAAGGGCTTCGACCAGGCCCACCGCTTCAGCGTCAATCAGGCCATCGAGAAGTTCTGGACCTGGAGCCAGGAAGGCCGGCTGGCCGTGGTGGTGGACACCTCGCCCTGCACCTACGGCCTGACCACGTGCCGGCCCTACCTCACCTCCGAGAACCAGGCCCGGTTCGACAAGCTCCGGATCCTGGACGGGGTGGCCTTCGCCCACGACGTGCTCCTGCCGCGGCTGAAGATCACCGGCAAGGTGCCGTCCGTGGCCCTGCACCCGGTGTGCTCGGTCACCAAGATGAACCTGGTGGGCAAGCTCGAGGCCGTCGCCAAGGCCTGCGCGGAGCAGGTGCTGATCCCCCGGGACGCGGGCTGCTGCGGCTTCGCGGGCGACCGCGGCTTCATGCACCCGGAGCTGACCGCCTCGGCGACCCGGCGCGAGGCCGCGGAGGTGAAGGCCGCCGCCCCGGCCGAGCACTATTCCAGCAGCCGCACCTGCGAGGTGGGGATGACCCGCTCCACCGGCAGGATCTACCGGAGCTTCGTCTACCTCATGGAGGCGGTCACCCGCGGAGGGAACCATGCCTGA
- a CDS encoding ATP-binding response regulator yields the protein MSTIRVLAADDDPATLTFLVRALTRAGMETVAAGDGAEALAHLRKNPESFDVLLLDLAMPRMDGWQVLRKVKASPRLRQIPVVLQTVSDRPEDMKRGLEGGAYYYLTKPFTQRVLLRIVRAAAHDVATYRVLHAEVARATSPLAMLTRGTFRYRTLPECHELTHLLARACPDPARIVTGLSELLINALEHGNLGISYKEKGDLLERNVWKAEVARRQALPEHRDKWVEVSVERLEDRIRFEVKDMGEGFDWRAFLVPDAARLFDNHGRGIFMAKMDSFDHLEYRGNGNHAIAEVHFQAGSGIHRKDE from the coding sequence ATGAGCACGATCCGGGTCCTTGCCGCAGACGACGATCCAGCCACACTCACCTTCCTCGTGAGGGCGCTGACCCGTGCGGGCATGGAGACCGTGGCCGCCGGGGACGGGGCGGAGGCCCTGGCCCACCTGCGGAAGAACCCCGAGTCCTTCGACGTCCTCCTGCTGGACCTGGCCATGCCCCGCATGGACGGCTGGCAAGTCCTCCGGAAAGTGAAGGCCAGCCCGCGCCTGCGCCAGATCCCCGTGGTCCTCCAGACCGTCTCCGACCGGCCCGAGGACATGAAGCGGGGCCTGGAGGGCGGCGCCTACTACTACCTCACCAAGCCCTTCACCCAGCGGGTGCTCCTGCGCATCGTCCGGGCCGCGGCCCACGACGTGGCCACCTACCGGGTGCTCCACGCCGAGGTCGCCCGGGCCACCTCCCCCCTGGCCATGCTCACCCGGGGCACCTTCCGCTACCGCACCCTGCCGGAGTGCCACGAGCTCACCCACCTGCTGGCCCGGGCCTGCCCCGACCCCGCCCGCATCGTCACCGGCCTTTCCGAACTCCTCATCAACGCCCTGGAGCACGGCAACCTGGGCATCTCGTACAAGGAGAAGGGGGACCTATTGGAGCGGAATGTCTGGAAGGCCGAGGTGGCCCGCCGCCAGGCCCTGCCCGAGCACCGCGACAAGTGGGTGGAGGTGTCCGTGGAGCGCCTGGAGGACCGGATCCGGTTCGAGGTGAAGGACATGGGCGAAGGCTTCGACTGGCGGGCCTTCCTCGTCCCCGACGCCGCGCGCCTCTTCGACAACCACGGCCGGGGCATCTTCATGGCGAAGATGGACAGCTTCGATCACCTGGAATACCGCGGCAACGGCAACCACGCCATCGCCGAGGTCCATTTCCAGGCCGGGTCCGGAATCCACAGGAAGGATGAATAG
- a CDS encoding LutC/YkgG family protein has protein sequence MPEAAFETFKARAEAVSAEVRSFGGDAEAMDFILGFLGEAGGPAVWAPGPFLEANGRPPLPASTFEVTQASAAAAAVGVSEFDWALADTGTLVQDASAPEQRLVSTLPPVHVAIVRGANLLPGLGALLDRVKPEKASYLAFVTGPSRTADIERVLTIGVHGPGRLVIVYLEGGRA, from the coding sequence ATGCCTGAAGCCGCTTTCGAGACCTTCAAGGCGCGCGCGGAGGCCGTCAGCGCCGAGGTGCGCAGCTTCGGCGGCGACGCCGAGGCCATGGACTTCATCCTGGGCTTCCTCGGCGAGGCCGGAGGGCCCGCGGTCTGGGCCCCCGGGCCCTTCCTCGAGGCCAACGGGCGCCCCCCGCTCCCCGCCTCCACCTTCGAGGTGACGCAGGCCTCCGCCGCCGCGGCGGCCGTGGGCGTCAGCGAGTTCGACTGGGCCCTGGCCGACACGGGGACCCTGGTGCAGGACGCCAGCGCCCCCGAGCAGCGCCTCGTCTCGACCCTCCCCCCCGTCCACGTCGCCATCGTGCGCGGCGCGAACCTGCTGCCCGGGCTGGGGGCCCTCCTGGACCGGGTGAAGCCCGAGAAGGCCTCGTACCTGGCCTTCGTGACGGGCCCCAGCCGCACCGCGGACATCGAGCGCGTGCTCACCATCGGCGTCCACGGCCCCGGGCGCCTCGTCATCGTCTACCTGGAAGGAGGCCGCGCATGA